The Prochlorococcus sp. MIT 0603 genome includes a region encoding these proteins:
- the sppA gene encoding signal peptide peptidase SppA, giving the protein MIWPWRRKSKKRMARIIIDGPIGGSTRKIVLKAIRQVEKREFPALLLRIDSPGGTVGDSQEIHAALLRLRETGCHVIASFGNISASGGVYIGVAAERIIANPGTITGSIGVILRGNNISKLLERIGIQFETVKSGVFKDILSPDRALTAEERSLLQSLIDSSYGQFVKAVAQGRNLSEESVRAFADGRVFTGDQAKELGLVDEVGDENDARLLAAELADLDEKLQPITLGRPKKKLIGLLPGGSMIASLIELISIEFSTNGQILWLFRP; this is encoded by the coding sequence ATGATCTGGCCTTGGCGTCGCAAATCCAAAAAAAGGATGGCAAGAATAATTATTGATGGACCCATAGGAGGTTCCACAAGAAAAATTGTTCTTAAAGCTATTCGACAAGTTGAAAAAAGAGAGTTCCCAGCTCTTCTTCTTCGCATTGATAGCCCAGGAGGCACTGTTGGTGACAGTCAGGAAATACATGCTGCACTACTTAGACTTCGAGAAACGGGATGTCATGTTATAGCAAGTTTTGGCAACATATCAGCTTCTGGGGGCGTTTATATAGGAGTTGCTGCTGAGAGGATTATTGCAAACCCTGGAACCATTACAGGTTCAATAGGCGTGATTCTTCGTGGCAACAACATTTCGAAGTTGCTTGAACGTATAGGCATTCAATTTGAAACAGTAAAAAGTGGTGTGTTTAAGGACATCCTTTCACCGGATAGAGCTCTTACAGCTGAAGAACGTTCTCTTCTTCAATCACTTATAGATAGTAGTTATGGCCAGTTTGTTAAAGCAGTTGCACAAGGAAGAAACCTTAGCGAGGAATCAGTAAGAGCCTTTGCAGATGGAAGGGTGTTCACTGGTGATCAAGCAAAAGAGCTTGGATTAGTAGATGAAGTTGGAGATGAAAATGATGCAAGGCTTTTAGCGGCAGAGCTTGCAGACCTTGATGAAAAACTCCAGCCAATTACTCTTGGCCGTCCAAAGAAAAAATTAATAGGTCTTTTGCCCGGTGGGAGTATGATTGCATCATTAATCGAACTAATAAGTATTGAATTTTCTACTAATGGTCAAATCCTCTGGCTATTTAGACCATAA
- a CDS encoding Nif11 family protein produces MSRKDLNKFIEKVNALNALIDSIEKIPSRKIQLEKCISHDQVVKLAKSWGFDIGRRWGE; encoded by the coding sequence ATGTCTAGAAAAGATCTCAATAAATTCATTGAAAAAGTCAATGCTCTTAACGCTTTAATTGATTCTATTGAAAAAATTCCAAGTCGAAAAATTCAATTAGAGAAATGCATTTCACATGACCAGGTCGTAAAGCTTGCCAAGTCATGGGGGTTTGACATAGGAAGGCGTTGGGGAGAGTAA
- the aroH gene encoding chorismate mutase, giving the protein MNIQSIRGATTCLNNTVEAIEEAVNELVAELVNRNRLQPSQIISVIFSVTTDLNACFPASIARKQTGWETVSLIDCQQMFVKNDLPKCIRILVHVRLSENQVPNHTYLGKASILRPDRSIKALP; this is encoded by the coding sequence ATGAACATTCAATCTATAAGAGGAGCAACTACATGCTTAAACAACACAGTAGAAGCTATTGAAGAAGCAGTTAATGAGCTTGTCGCTGAATTGGTAAACAGGAATAGGCTTCAACCTAGTCAAATTATTTCTGTAATTTTTTCAGTTACAACTGACCTAAATGCTTGTTTCCCTGCAAGTATCGCGAGAAAACAAACCGGATGGGAAACGGTCTCTTTAATTGATTGTCAGCAAATGTTTGTGAAAAATGATCTGCCTAAGTGCATCAGGATACTTGTGCATGTAAGACTCTCGGAAAATCAAGTTCCTAATCATACTTATTTAGGAAAAGCGAGTATCTTAAGACCAGACAGATCTATAAAGGCATTGCCTTAG
- a CDS encoding glycosyltransferase family 4 protein yields the protein MDLQHLKLIIISTPIGFIGSGRGGGVELTLVSIVKGLLEMGYEITIIASEGSSLPSSCQKANIIEVKGVDQVSWQQQKDDSPIEIPMDGILPKFLEIAINLSKEYDAILNLSYDWLPIWITPYINANIFHLISMGGVSKIIKNTIKNISETHHSRLAFHTYTQASDYRLEKEPIIVGNGFDFRDYDFQANSTGPIGWAGRVAPEKGLEDAAKVAASLGDTLLVWGFIENNDYASKIEASVPPGTIEWRGFLNTHQFQSQMGACRVLINTPKWNEAYGNVVMEAMGCGVPVVAYNRGGPGELIKSGVTGWLVPPDDIDKLREAVLKANKINRKDCREWAIQSSSYQQLAKRIHCWITNEIAIK from the coding sequence ATGGATTTACAACATTTAAAATTAATTATCATTAGTACTCCTATTGGATTTATCGGGAGCGGAAGAGGTGGTGGTGTTGAATTAACTTTGGTCTCTATAGTAAAAGGATTATTAGAGATGGGATATGAAATTACCATAATTGCATCAGAAGGATCTTCTTTACCTTCTTCTTGTCAGAAGGCTAATATTATAGAAGTTAAAGGGGTAGATCAAGTTAGTTGGCAACAGCAAAAGGATGATTCCCCTATTGAAATACCTATGGATGGAATACTTCCTAAATTTCTAGAGATAGCAATTAATCTATCTAAAGAATATGATGCAATCCTAAATTTATCCTATGACTGGTTACCCATATGGATTACTCCATATATAAATGCAAATATATTTCATTTAATTAGCATGGGAGGTGTTTCTAAGATAATAAAAAATACTATTAAAAATATATCTGAAACACATCATTCTCGATTAGCATTTCATACATATACTCAAGCTTCAGACTATCGATTAGAGAAGGAGCCTATTATTGTAGGGAATGGATTTGATTTTAGAGATTATGATTTTCAAGCAAATTCAACAGGACCTATAGGCTGGGCTGGAAGAGTTGCTCCAGAGAAAGGATTAGAGGATGCAGCAAAAGTCGCAGCATCTCTAGGGGATACTTTACTGGTTTGGGGTTTCATCGAAAATAATGACTATGCTTCTAAAATTGAGGCCTCTGTACCTCCAGGAACAATTGAATGGAGAGGGTTCCTAAACACTCATCAATTCCAATCTCAAATGGGAGCTTGTAGAGTACTTATCAATACGCCAAAGTGGAATGAAGCTTACGGGAATGTTGTAATGGAAGCCATGGGTTGTGGAGTCCCAGTAGTTGCTTATAACCGGGGTGGGCCTGGCGAACTAATTAAATCAGGCGTTACAGGTTGGTTAGTTCCTCCAGACGATATTGATAAATTAAGAGAAGCTGTATTAAAAGCAAACAAAATCAATAGAAAAGATTGCAGAGAATGGGCTATTCAATCTTCTTCTTATCAACAACTTGCGAAAAGAATTCATTGTTGGATTACAAATGAAATTGCAATTAAATAA
- the rpmH gene encoding 50S ribosomal protein L34 yields MTKRTFGGTSRKRKRVSGFRVRMRTHTGRSVIRSRRRRGRSRIAV; encoded by the coding sequence ATGACAAAAAGAACATTTGGTGGAACCAGTAGAAAAAGAAAACGCGTATCAGGCTTCAGGGTTAGGATGAGAACCCATACTGGGAGAAGTGTTATTCGTAGTAGAAGAAGGAGAGGTAGATCTCGTATAGCTGTCTAA
- a CDS encoding PH domain-containing protein, with protein MMKSSEIVFYEGAPAKEDLVLNLLAGITLIGLPFTFGALVRALWVRFKITNKRISVTGGWMGKDKSQIAYSQIKEVRSIPRGLGSYGDMVLVMEDNARLELRSMPNFREVENFINQQINQTSSRKSSLDATGF; from the coding sequence ATGATGAAGTCTTCTGAAATAGTCTTTTATGAAGGTGCTCCTGCCAAGGAAGATCTCGTTTTGAATCTACTTGCAGGAATTACTTTAATTGGGCTTCCTTTTACTTTTGGAGCTTTAGTAAGGGCTTTATGGGTTCGCTTTAAGATTACAAATAAAAGAATTTCTGTTACTGGTGGGTGGATGGGTAAGGATAAATCCCAAATAGCTTATAGCCAAATTAAAGAGGTTAGGTCAATTCCAAGAGGACTTGGTTCATATGGAGATATGGTTCTAGTTATGGAAGATAATGCAAGACTAGAACTGCGTTCTATGCCAAACTTTAGAGAAGTTGAGAATTTTATTAATCAACAAATTAATCAAACAAGTTCACGAAAGTCATCATTAGATGCAACTGGGTTCTGA
- a CDS encoding ArnT family glycosyltransferase has product MKSFISKSEYQKGIFAILLFGFFIFIFQLGSTGLIDETPPLFAAASRAMSETGNWLTPRVNGLNRFDKPPLIYWLMGSFYSIPGHDLWDPLGTWAARLPSAMSSLMMMLFLGDTLMKHPVRNNTFPRRTALVASLAFALSPIVIVWGRIAVSDALLCCTLGISLLLNWRTYVYKDSSNNWWSAWVVLGLAVLTKGPVAIVLTLMTLIIFGYFQKDYLTLIKKTKPLKGLCISVLISSPWYIAELIVEGKPFFDSFFGYHNLQRLTSVVNSHSQPWWFFVMMLLIASFPFTPFLISGLINYFYKILSPNRSYYINKTDNSLLNFAGSWLISVFILFTFAATKLPSYWLPATPAAAIIIALSSGKSIHDDRKVSIHYLSISFFMFLMAILLSNPEIWINTINDPEMPELASELLESGLVTRAAIYFYLPAFISLYFAIGKKSRNLILLQLPFIIFQIFVMLPIWKLADGLRQKPIREVAKQLTLLHKENEEPIAMVGIKKPSLHFYANKLIFYESNDVVALVNLSERLREENRAEWTNETTFSEGRSPTVLVVIDKKTNDYPHWQGMNAKEISSFGIYKLLRLDIGTLKQREILLKKEGVVSDWRKPRNERF; this is encoded by the coding sequence GTGAAGTCATTTATCTCTAAATCTGAATACCAGAAAGGAATATTTGCAATTCTCTTGTTTGGTTTTTTTATTTTTATTTTTCAACTTGGATCAACTGGTTTAATCGATGAGACACCTCCTCTATTTGCTGCTGCAAGCAGAGCAATGAGTGAAACAGGTAATTGGCTTACTCCAAGAGTTAATGGATTAAATAGGTTTGACAAGCCTCCCTTGATTTATTGGTTAATGGGATCCTTTTACTCCATACCAGGACATGACCTCTGGGATCCACTAGGAACTTGGGCTGCAAGACTTCCTTCTGCTATGTCGAGCCTGATGATGATGCTTTTCCTTGGCGACACATTAATGAAACATCCAGTGCGAAATAATACTTTTCCAAGAAGGACAGCTCTGGTGGCGTCACTTGCATTTGCACTGTCTCCAATAGTTATTGTATGGGGCCGCATCGCAGTTAGCGATGCGCTTCTTTGCTGCACCTTAGGAATAAGTTTACTTCTCAATTGGAGAACATATGTTTACAAAGATAGTTCTAATAATTGGTGGAGTGCTTGGGTCGTACTGGGATTAGCTGTTCTTACAAAAGGGCCAGTTGCAATAGTCTTAACATTAATGACTTTGATTATTTTTGGATATTTTCAAAAGGATTATTTAACTCTAATAAAAAAGACTAAACCATTAAAAGGTTTGTGTATTAGCGTTCTAATAAGTAGTCCTTGGTATATAGCCGAGTTGATTGTTGAAGGGAAGCCTTTCTTTGATAGTTTCTTTGGTTACCATAATCTTCAAAGATTAACATCAGTTGTAAATAGTCATTCTCAACCATGGTGGTTTTTCGTAATGATGCTATTAATAGCATCATTTCCATTTACACCTTTTCTAATCTCTGGTTTAATTAACTACTTCTATAAAATATTAAGTCCAAATAGAAGCTACTATATAAACAAAACAGATAATTCTTTACTTAATTTTGCAGGCAGCTGGCTCATCTCTGTTTTTATACTATTTACATTTGCAGCCACGAAGCTTCCTAGTTATTGGCTTCCTGCAACTCCTGCTGCTGCAATAATTATTGCTTTATCGTCAGGCAAAAGTATCCATGATGATAGAAAAGTTTCAATTCACTATTTGTCAATATCTTTTTTCATGTTTTTGATGGCCATATTACTTTCAAATCCCGAAATATGGATTAACACTATAAATGATCCTGAAATGCCTGAACTTGCATCAGAATTATTAGAAAGTGGTTTAGTTACAAGAGCTGCTATATATTTTTACTTACCTGCATTTATAAGCCTTTATTTCGCGATAGGGAAAAAGTCGAGAAATCTAATATTACTTCAATTGCCATTTATTATTTTTCAAATCTTTGTAATGCTTCCGATCTGGAAACTTGCAGATGGCTTACGTCAAAAGCCTATTAGAGAAGTTGCAAAACAGCTCACTTTGCTACACAAGGAAAATGAAGAACCAATAGCAATGGTTGGTATAAAGAAGCCCTCTCTTCATTTTTATGCGAATAAATTAATATTTTACGAATCAAATGATGTAGTAGCACTTGTCAACTTATCTGAAAGATTACGTGAAGAGAATAGAGCAGAGTGGACTAACGAAACAACCTTTTCAGAGGGGAGGTCTCCTACTGTACTTGTTGTTATAGACAAGAAAACAAATGATTACCCGCACTGGCAAGGAATGAATGCAAAGGAAATTAGTTCTTTTGGTATCTATAAGCTTTTGCGTCTAGATATAGGAACTCTTAAACAAAGAGAAATCCTTCTAAAAAAGGAAGGCGTTGTTTCAGACTGGAGAAAGCCTCGAAACGAAAGATTCTAA
- a CDS encoding DMT family transporter, with product MFEKLNWLLMVLPFALWGTAMAAMSPLVESGGPEVVATLRLFPAGVVLLLAAFCLKRPLKIAKTDWLWFVAFSLIDGSLFQFCLARGLAETGAGLGSVFIDSQPLIVALLARTLFGDPINPIGWIGLTLGIGGIACIGISPDLLGNWFLMGEEVSGFNILNNGETWMLCAAIAMAIGTVLIRFTCKGSDPVSVTGWHMVIGSIPLALVHYFDREWPLFPHWSFHDWSLMAYTTLLGSALAYGLFFWFASKKELTSFSALAFLTPVFALISGGVWLGERLNSIQWIGVCFVLFSVFLVSQRSRLWEPWTNLNGGISKDI from the coding sequence ATGTTTGAAAAGTTGAATTGGTTGTTAATGGTTTTACCCTTCGCATTATGGGGGACTGCAATGGCAGCCATGTCACCATTGGTTGAATCAGGTGGGCCTGAGGTTGTAGCCACCTTAAGGCTTTTCCCTGCTGGAGTGGTACTTCTATTAGCAGCATTTTGCCTCAAAAGACCTTTAAAAATTGCAAAAACTGATTGGTTATGGTTTGTAGCTTTCTCGTTAATTGATGGAAGCTTATTTCAATTTTGCTTAGCAAGAGGCTTGGCGGAAACCGGCGCAGGATTAGGTTCTGTATTCATTGATTCTCAACCATTAATCGTTGCATTACTAGCTAGAACTCTTTTTGGAGATCCTATTAATCCTATTGGTTGGATTGGCTTGACTTTAGGGATTGGAGGAATAGCTTGTATAGGAATTTCGCCAGATTTATTAGGCAACTGGTTCTTAATGGGAGAAGAAGTTTCTGGATTTAATATTTTAAATAATGGAGAGACTTGGATGTTATGTGCTGCAATTGCAATGGCTATAGGAACTGTTTTAATTCGTTTTACTTGTAAAGGAAGTGACCCAGTCTCTGTAACCGGATGGCACATGGTAATTGGAAGTATTCCTTTGGCATTGGTTCATTATTTTGATCGGGAATGGCCCCTATTCCCTCATTGGTCTTTCCATGACTGGAGCTTAATGGCCTATACCACTTTATTAGGGAGCGCTTTGGCTTATGGATTATTTTTTTGGTTTGCAAGCAAAAAAGAACTTACAAGTTTTAGTGCCCTTGCATTTTTAACCCCAGTATTTGCTCTTATTTCAGGAGGTGTTTGGTTAGGAGAAAGACTTAATTCAATACAATGGATTGGTGTTTGTTTTGTTCTTTTCTCTGTGTTTTTAGTTAGCCAACGGTCTAGGTTATGGGAGCCTTGGACTAATCTTAATGGTGGTATTTCAAAAGATATATAA
- a CDS encoding DUF2808 domain-containing protein, protein MRQISNNSTFKNSAKKLLSSSLAIGALFAIGTIPNNPSLANTGIDFMWDPDPNYVRLKYVQSSKEKRDRSTYYLILRSKNRKTGILKLTIKVPDYFESKIKPEKLEFCRAQVGGYSTRTKCLETIPGIIEVSKDQTAIDFYPDQPIPVDKKSYALRMKIFNPNSAGMFQFHAYAQSPGAVPISGYVGSWNIAIE, encoded by the coding sequence ATGCGTCAGATCTCCAATAACTCAACTTTCAAGAATTCGGCAAAGAAACTATTAAGTTCATCTTTGGCAATTGGGGCATTGTTTGCAATTGGAACAATTCCAAATAATCCTAGTTTGGCAAATACAGGGATAGATTTCATGTGGGATCCTGACCCTAATTACGTCAGACTTAAATATGTACAATCATCCAAAGAAAAAAGAGATCGTTCAACCTACTATCTGATCTTAAGGTCTAAAAATAGAAAAACTGGTATTTTAAAATTAACAATTAAAGTACCAGATTATTTTGAATCAAAAATCAAACCTGAGAAACTAGAATTTTGTAGAGCACAGGTAGGAGGATATAGCACAAGAACAAAATGTTTAGAAACTATTCCTGGCATTATAGAAGTCAGTAAAGATCAGACAGCTATTGACTTCTATCCAGATCAGCCAATTCCAGTAGATAAAAAATCATACGCTTTGAGGATGAAGATATTCAACCCTAATAGTGCTGGAATGTTTCAATTCCATGCTTATGCTCAATCACCTGGTGCTGTACCAATATCTGGGTATGTTGGGTCTTGGAACATTGCAATCGAGTGA
- a CDS encoding ribonuclease P protein component: MVLPKAMRLKGYKCFDYIHKSSKRFRGASMSLKVSKARNNLIRGSKETMGSSSCKCAISISNKVSKKAVVRNRLRRRLHDHLRMRLFNKKDYCNYWTLISLSPNCLRKSPSTLLKECDKLLSEAGLLQ, encoded by the coding sequence ATGGTTCTACCCAAGGCAATGAGATTAAAAGGATATAAGTGTTTTGACTATATACATAAGTCATCCAAACGTTTTAGAGGTGCTTCAATGAGCCTAAAGGTTAGTAAAGCTAGAAATAATTTAATAAGAGGCTCTAAGGAAACCATGGGAAGTAGCTCTTGCAAATGTGCAATTTCTATAAGCAATAAAGTTAGTAAAAAGGCTGTTGTGAGAAATCGTTTGAGACGACGACTCCATGATCATTTAAGAATGAGACTTTTTAACAAGAAAGATTATTGTAATTATTGGACTTTGATTAGCTTAAGTCCAAACTGTTTGCGAAAATCCCCTTCCACATTGCTCAAAGAATGCGATAAGTTACTTAGTGAGGCTGGATTGCTTCAATGA